Proteins encoded together in one Maricaulis maris window:
- a CDS encoding DJ-1/PfpI family protein, with translation MTRLRRIGFLLFDDVTQLDFTGPLQVLNRLPGISIHLVARAAGPVRTDCGPFILADTAFEDCPQLDLICVPGGWGVDQAMEDAPTLDFLRRQAAGAQYVTSVCTGAFVLGAAGLLAGRKATTHWRYHAALTRFGAEAVQARVVRDGSLFTGGGVTAGIDFALTIVRELYGDDLARSIQLGLEYDPAPPFDCGSPGKASATVLDAVESRFAPRWEAFLDVVDRVTAASDT, from the coding sequence ATGACCCGACTGCGCCGCATCGGCTTCCTGTTGTTTGATGACGTGACCCAACTCGATTTCACCGGTCCACTCCAGGTGCTTAACCGGCTTCCGGGCATCTCGATCCATCTCGTCGCCCGCGCCGCGGGTCCGGTCCGCACCGACTGCGGTCCCTTTATCCTGGCGGACACCGCCTTTGAGGACTGCCCGCAGCTGGATCTGATCTGTGTACCGGGCGGCTGGGGTGTTGATCAGGCGATGGAAGATGCGCCGACGCTGGATTTTCTGCGCCGACAGGCGGCCGGAGCCCAGTACGTCACCTCGGTCTGTACCGGCGCCTTTGTCCTCGGCGCGGCCGGGCTCCTGGCAGGGCGCAAGGCGACCACGCATTGGCGTTATCATGCCGCCCTGACCCGTTTTGGCGCTGAAGCGGTTCAGGCCCGCGTGGTGCGTGATGGTTCGCTGTTCACCGGCGGCGGCGTGACTGCCGGGATCGACTTCGCCCTGACCATTGTTCGCGAGCTCTACGGCGATGACCTGGCCCGCTCGATCCAGCTCGGGCTGGAATATGATCCCGCCCCGCCTTTTGATTGCGGATCTCCTGGCAAGGCGTCGGCGACGGTTCTGGACGCGGTGGAGAGCCGGTTTGCGCCGCGCTGGGAGGCGTTTCTCGATGTGGTCGACCGGGTTACCGCAGCTTCGGATACCTAG
- a CDS encoding VOC family protein: MRLNQVTLPVSEIARSKAFYQGLGFRLLVDSPDYCRFLAPEGDTTFSLHVEERVRPGAVIYLECEDVDAVVARLTAAGYAFDTQPRDERWLWREASLLDPDGHRIKVYHGGENRIDPPWRVKPDA; the protein is encoded by the coding sequence ATGCGCCTTAACCAGGTTACCCTGCCGGTCAGCGAGATCGCCCGATCAAAGGCCTTCTACCAGGGCCTCGGATTCCGGCTGCTTGTCGACAGCCCGGACTATTGCCGCTTTCTCGCGCCGGAGGGCGACACCACGTTCTCCCTTCACGTCGAGGAGAGGGTCCGGCCCGGCGCCGTCATCTATCTGGAGTGCGAGGATGTCGACGCCGTTGTCGCGCGCCTCACCGCGGCTGGCTACGCCTTTGATACGCAACCGCGCGACGAGCGCTGGCTGTGGCGTGAGGCCAGTCTGCTCGACCCGGATGGTCACCGGATCAAGGTCTATCATGGCGGCGAGAACCGGATCGACCCACCCTGGCGGGTGAAGCCCGACGCCTGA
- a CDS encoding DUF4340 domain-containing protein, whose amino-acid sequence MSRVPDQRRRTQLIMAASVALILTAGAVTTAFLDARETWRPDVSGPVLPDWSQAVASARVIEISGSETFRLEQVDGVWRMPSRDFYPVRPERLAELDAYLAALTYVGARTASPDRLARLGLAPPGEAGGGTRITVSNGEADIVADILLGDTRGEQVYVRQPGRNRAFAARLGDGAVARPDLVPADAWLDLDFLALGTNDIARADIQPESGPAYRLVRAGVSARNFSLRQPAGWLPITAAAGDGPASALGRVRFRDVRRADRLGGEFVAHHTAETFSGLRVRVDVKALGETRWGLITATAVTDGADADAAALNAAAEGWAFLLSDLTLDRLIRPLDRIADPRETEADAP is encoded by the coding sequence ATGAGCCGCGTGCCAGACCAGCGCCGCCGCACTCAATTGATCATGGCCGCTTCCGTGGCCCTGATTCTCACGGCCGGAGCTGTGACCACGGCCTTTCTGGATGCGCGAGAGACCTGGCGCCCCGATGTCAGTGGCCCGGTTCTGCCGGACTGGTCGCAAGCGGTCGCCTCTGCCCGCGTCATCGAGATATCCGGCTCCGAGACCTTCCGGCTCGAGCAGGTCGACGGGGTCTGGCGCATGCCCAGCCGTGACTTCTACCCGGTTCGTCCTGAGCGGCTGGCCGAACTGGATGCCTATCTTGCCGCGCTGACCTATGTCGGTGCCCGCACGGCCAGTCCCGACCGGCTGGCGCGTCTCGGCCTGGCGCCGCCCGGCGAGGCCGGCGGTGGCACGCGGATCACGGTCAGCAATGGAGAGGCTGACATCGTGGCCGATATCCTCCTTGGCGATACCCGCGGTGAACAGGTCTATGTCCGCCAACCGGGGCGAAACCGCGCTTTCGCCGCGCGGCTGGGCGATGGTGCTGTCGCGAGACCGGACCTGGTGCCGGCCGATGCGTGGCTTGATCTCGATTTTCTGGCGCTGGGTACGAATGATATTGCCCGGGCCGATATCCAGCCGGAATCCGGCCCCGCTTATCGATTGGTCCGGGCTGGTGTCTCGGCGCGAAACTTCTCCCTCCGGCAGCCCGCGGGCTGGTTGCCGATCACGGCGGCGGCCGGCGACGGGCCGGCCTCGGCTCTTGGTCGCGTCCGCTTTCGCGACGTCCGCCGGGCGGATCGGCTGGGCGGGGAGTTCGTTGCCCACCATACCGCCGAGACCTTCTCCGGTCTGCGTGTGCGCGTCGATGTGAAGGCTCTCGGTGAAACGCGCTGGGGCCTGATCACGGCAACGGCGGTGACGGATGGGGCAGACGCCGATGCGGCGGCCCTCAATGCAGCGGCCGAGGGTTGGGCCTTCCTGCTTTCGGATCTGACCCTTGACCGCCTGATCCGGCCGCTCGACCGTATCGCCGACCCAAGAGAGACCGAAGCCGATGCGCCTTAA
- a CDS encoding GldG family protein, which produces MKRTLFLPLMLVSLLLIFLAGNDLAGRWLGGARLDLTQDGLYRLSDGSVAVMDRLEEPVEWRFYYSRAEAAQYPAIRAYATRVREFLAAYADRSGGRVRVTEIDPEPFSADEDAALGAGLTPMPTDGGERLFFGLVARNSVDDQAIIPLFREEAEARLEYELTRLIVDIERPARPRLAVLTGLPLSPDDGAPNTFIAELNAAYDLVWLSRDFDQIPDVSALLILHPGVLSEGQTYLVDQFALSYGRIVAFLDPLAHMALRPGPDGLPPLNARRASDLGPLLARWGVGYDPETVSMDRQLGLPVEIVEADGRARRRAYPLWFALGAGQISQSDLATSTLDLGLNFGSPGALEIGSLPDVEITPLLATSPEGALLDADIAAGAPGPDALLQDYQPALEPPVIAVRVTGMIETAFPDGPPAGDIAFVPDNHRDFAGGPVDIAIVADADWLDDSFYVRNDPGTGSTYVADNLTLALNLIDMAAGDPALVGLRSRTPSLRPMTRVEGLRSAAEARYIEAQDTLEAEIADAQARLATLLGSGQASALLSDSRASDREEAMRLRQQILQGRSELRGIERDFRRDIDALNADLQFWTIGVPPALVILFGIAGSIVRRRRRRT; this is translated from the coding sequence ATGAAGCGCACCCTCTTCCTGCCGCTGATGCTGGTCAGCCTGCTCCTGATATTCCTCGCCGGAAACGATCTCGCGGGCCGTTGGCTTGGCGGCGCCCGGCTCGATCTGACCCAGGACGGTCTGTACCGGTTGTCTGACGGATCTGTGGCGGTCATGGACCGCCTCGAGGAACCGGTGGAATGGCGCTTCTACTATTCCCGTGCCGAGGCCGCGCAATATCCGGCGATCCGGGCCTATGCGACCCGGGTTCGTGAGTTTCTCGCGGCCTATGCCGACCGGTCCGGGGGGCGGGTCCGCGTCACCGAGATCGATCCCGAGCCATTCTCGGCGGATGAGGATGCGGCGCTGGGCGCGGGCCTGACGCCGATGCCGACCGATGGCGGTGAGCGTCTCTTCTTTGGTCTGGTGGCCCGCAATTCGGTCGATGACCAGGCCATCATCCCGCTCTTCCGCGAAGAGGCCGAGGCCCGCCTCGAGTACGAGCTCACCCGTCTGATCGTCGATATCGAGCGTCCGGCCCGACCCCGTCTGGCTGTGCTGACCGGATTGCCGCTAAGTCCCGATGATGGTGCGCCCAATACCTTCATTGCCGAGTTGAACGCCGCTTACGATCTGGTCTGGCTGTCGCGCGATTTCGATCAAATCCCCGATGTCAGCGCCCTCCTCATCCTTCACCCTGGTGTGTTGAGTGAGGGGCAGACCTATCTGGTCGACCAGTTCGCCCTCAGCTATGGGCGGATCGTCGCTTTCCTTGATCCGCTTGCCCATATGGCCTTGCGCCCCGGGCCGGATGGGCTGCCGCCGCTCAATGCACGCCGGGCCTCTGACCTTGGCCCGCTGCTCGCGCGCTGGGGTGTCGGCTATGATCCGGAGACGGTCAGCATGGATCGCCAGCTCGGCCTTCCGGTCGAGATCGTGGAGGCTGATGGCCGCGCCCGCCGCCGCGCCTATCCGCTCTGGTTTGCGCTCGGGGCAGGCCAGATCAGCCAGTCGGACCTGGCCACCTCAACCCTCGATCTCGGCCTCAATTTCGGATCACCCGGTGCGCTTGAGATCGGCAGTCTGCCTGATGTCGAGATCACCCCGCTGCTGGCCACCTCGCCGGAAGGCGCCCTGCTGGATGCCGACATCGCCGCCGGGGCGCCAGGCCCTGATGCCCTGCTGCAGGATTATCAGCCGGCGCTTGAACCACCCGTCATCGCAGTCCGGGTGACGGGCATGATCGAGACGGCCTTTCCCGACGGCCCGCCGGCCGGCGACATCGCCTTTGTGCCGGACAATCACCGCGACTTCGCCGGCGGTCCGGTCGATATCGCCATTGTGGCCGATGCGGACTGGCTCGATGACAGTTTCTATGTCCGCAATGATCCGGGCACCGGCAGCACCTATGTGGCCGACAATCTGACCCTCGCGCTGAATCTGATCGATATGGCGGCGGGTGACCCGGCCCTGGTCGGGCTGCGCTCGCGAACACCCTCCCTGCGCCCGATGACGCGGGTTGAGGGCCTGCGCTCGGCCGCCGAGGCGCGTTATATCGAGGCGCAAGATACGCTGGAGGCCGAAATTGCCGATGCACAGGCCCGTCTGGCGACCCTCCTGGGCAGTGGCCAAGCCTCGGCCTTGCTGTCGGATTCCCGGGCCAGTGATCGCGAGGAAGCAATGCGCTTGCGCCAGCAGATCCTGCAGGGCCGGAGTGAGTTGCGCGGCATCGAACGTGACTTCCGGCGCGATATCGATGCGCTGAATGCCGACCTCCAATTCTGGACGATCGGGGTCCCGCCAGCCCTTGTCATCCTGTTTGGCATCGCCGGCTCGATTGTCCGACGCCGACGGAGGCGCACATGA
- a CDS encoding ABC transporter permease, which translates to MHALHAVYRRELTAYFQTPLAYVFLAVFAFCAPAFAFHIGRIFDTNRADLAPMFDYLPWLFVVLMPALAMRAWAEERDRGTLEFLMALPIPLWASTGGKFLAAWSMAAFALVLTFPMWIAVNYLGAPDNAAIATGYLGAWLMAGGYLAVGQALSATTSNQVVAFVLGTGVAFLLTMAGLPFVLSALGESAPAVVSEFVAGLSALEHYDAFRHGVIGLADLLYFVGLILVALTIAGILVAERRGGGR; encoded by the coding sequence ATCCACGCCCTCCATGCCGTCTATCGTCGCGAGCTCACCGCCTACTTCCAGACCCCGCTGGCCTATGTTTTCCTCGCGGTCTTTGCCTTTTGTGCGCCGGCCTTTGCCTTTCATATCGGTCGCATCTTTGACACCAATCGCGCCGATCTCGCGCCGATGTTCGATTATCTGCCGTGGCTGTTCGTCGTCCTGATGCCCGCTTTGGCGATGCGGGCCTGGGCCGAGGAACGCGACCGCGGGACGCTCGAATTCCTGATGGCGCTGCCGATCCCGCTCTGGGCGTCGACCGGCGGTAAATTCCTTGCGGCATGGTCGATGGCCGCCTTTGCGCTCGTGCTGACCTTCCCGATGTGGATTGCGGTCAATTATCTCGGCGCTCCGGACAATGCCGCGATCGCAACCGGCTATCTCGGTGCCTGGTTGATGGCGGGCGGCTATCTGGCGGTCGGACAAGCCCTGTCGGCGACCACATCCAACCAGGTGGTCGCTTTCGTGCTGGGTACCGGCGTGGCTTTCCTGCTGACCATGGCCGGCCTGCCCTTCGTGCTGTCAGCCCTGGGTGAGAGTGCACCGGCTGTGGTGTCTGAATTCGTCGCCGGACTGAGCGCGCTCGAGCATTATGATGCTTTCCGCCATGGCGTGATCGGTCTGGCGGACCTGCTCTATTTTGTCGGCCTGATCCTCGTCGCCCTGACAATCGCCGGCATCCTGGTGGCCGAGCGGCGTGGAGGCGGGCGATGA
- a CDS encoding ABC transporter ATP-binding protein yields the protein MLVADHLIKDFGSFRAVDGVSFTLERGEVLGFLGPNGAGKTTTMRMLAGGLEPDGGTASIAGYDCTAQRLEAQSRLGYLPEGAPAYPAMTPRGFVRFGLRARGFSGSALTRATGLALERATLGEMADQPIGTLSKGYKRRAALAAAIAHDPAVLILDEPTDGLDPNQKDGVRQLIRDMAPEKAIIISTHILEEVPAVCSRTIVIDKGRLLFDGTPNAFAATGPEKTVESAFRSLTQGLTDGEAAA from the coding sequence ATGCTGGTTGCCGATCATCTCATCAAGGATTTCGGATCCTTCCGTGCAGTCGATGGTGTCAGCTTCACCCTCGAGCGCGGTGAAGTGCTCGGGTTTCTCGGTCCCAATGGTGCTGGCAAGACCACCACGATGCGCATGCTCGCAGGCGGGCTGGAGCCGGATGGCGGCACGGCGTCCATCGCCGGATATGATTGCACCGCGCAGCGCCTCGAGGCCCAGTCGCGCCTTGGTTATCTGCCGGAGGGCGCGCCGGCCTACCCGGCCATGACACCCCGTGGCTTTGTCCGGTTCGGACTTCGCGCGCGCGGCTTCTCCGGCAGCGCGCTGACCCGGGCGACCGGGCTGGCGCTGGAACGCGCGACTTTGGGCGAAATGGCCGATCAACCGATCGGGACCCTGTCCAAGGGCTATAAGCGTCGCGCGGCCCTGGCGGCCGCGATCGCCCACGATCCGGCTGTCCTGATCCTCGACGAGCCGACCGACGGGCTCGACCCTAACCAGAAAGATGGCGTGCGCCAGCTGATCCGGGACATGGCGCCGGAGAAGGCCATCATCATCTCCACCCACATCCTCGAGGAAGTTCCCGCTGTCTGTTCGCGCACCATCGTTATCGACAAGGGTCGGCTGCTGTTTGACGGCACCCCGAATGCCTTTGCGGCGACGGGCCCTGAAAAAACGGTTGAGTCCGCTTTCCGCAGCCTGACCCAGGGCCTCACCGACGGGGAGGCAGCCGCGTGA
- a CDS encoding DUF2794 domain-containing protein: MWTRRELDAILRVYGRFVAQGEWKDYAIDGLKSEAVFSIFRRHSEMPMYSVIKTPADANRQGQFKVVAMGGQILKRGHDLAQVMTVFDKKKFQVVD; encoded by the coding sequence ATGTGGACCCGGCGAGAGCTCGACGCGATCCTTCGGGTCTATGGCCGCTTTGTCGCCCAGGGCGAATGGAAGGACTACGCGATTGACGGGCTGAAGTCCGAAGCCGTGTTCTCGATTTTCCGCCGCCACAGTGAGATGCCGATGTATTCGGTGATCAAGACGCCCGCCGATGCCAACCGCCAGGGCCAGTTCAAAGTGGTCGCGATGGGCGGACAGATCCTCAAGCGCGGGCACGACCTCGCCCAGGTAATGACCGTATTCGATAAGAAGAAATTCCAGGTCGTCGACTAG
- a CDS encoding Bax inhibitor-1/YccA family protein — protein MNDFSRTYSGGASMDMSVDAGLRNFMLGVYNKMGLGLLLSAAIAYAVGTYPPLTQLVFGTPLLFVVQWGPLALLMGSMFFMRNPSPTGSAILYWAIVTLIGASLSFWVVMATSGQAVQRIGGGSLSVDFGTIAQAFVITAGSFMALSVFGYTTKRNLMPMQNFLFMAVFGAIALGLLNMFFFQSGMLELLLQFAVLLLMAGVVAWQTQALKVTYYQIAGDQRSMAVMTNMGALNLYIAFVNMFQIILSLLGSRE, from the coding sequence ATGAATGATTTTTCCCGCACCTATTCCGGCGGCGCCTCGATGGACATGTCGGTCGATGCCGGCCTGCGCAATTTCATGCTTGGCGTTTACAACAAGATGGGCCTGGGTCTGCTGCTCTCCGCAGCGATCGCCTATGCGGTCGGGACCTACCCGCCGCTGACCCAGCTCGTTTTCGGAACGCCGCTGCTCTTCGTCGTTCAGTGGGGCCCGCTGGCCCTGCTGATGGGTTCCATGTTCTTCATGCGCAATCCGTCTCCGACCGGCAGTGCGATCCTGTACTGGGCAATCGTGACACTGATCGGCGCGAGCCTGAGCTTCTGGGTCGTCATGGCGACATCGGGCCAGGCTGTTCAGCGCATTGGCGGCGGCAGCCTCTCGGTTGATTTCGGAACCATCGCGCAAGCCTTTGTGATCACGGCCGGCTCCTTCATGGCGCTGTCGGTCTTCGGTTACACCACGAAGCGCAATCTGATGCCGATGCAGAACTTCCTGTTCATGGCGGTCTTCGGTGCGATCGCGCTGGGCCTGCTGAACATGTTCTTTTTTCAGTCCGGCATGCTCGAGCTGCTGCTGCAGTTTGCGGTGCTCCTGCTGATGGCGGGCGTCGTGGCTTGGCAGACCCAAGCGCTGAAGGTGACCTACTACCAGATCGCCGGTGACCAGCGCTCGATGGCGGTGATGACCAATATGGGCGCGCTGAACCTCTACATCGCCTTCGTGAACATGTTCCAGATCATCCTGTCCCTGCTCGGCAGCCGCGAATAG
- the thpR gene encoding RNA 2',3'-cyclic phosphodiesterase has protein sequence MTPRLFAALPVPEIFHKEIRRLQKGVPGARWRPSANFHITLRFFGTMDGKQAEDLDAELASIAMPPFDLTLQGSGWFGKLDPHSLWLGLRPSEPLAELNAKCERAARRAGLEADSRKFHPHMTLAYLQGTPIEKLTRFAERTGGFVTEPWRATHFTLYSSQLSRGERNIYEPEADYPLL, from the coding sequence ATGACCCCACGCCTTTTCGCCGCCCTGCCGGTTCCTGAAATATTTCACAAGGAAATCCGCCGTTTGCAAAAAGGCGTGCCCGGCGCGCGCTGGCGTCCGAGCGCGAATTTTCACATCACCCTGCGCTTTTTCGGAACGATGGACGGCAAGCAGGCCGAGGACCTCGATGCCGAGCTGGCCAGTATTGCCATGCCGCCCTTTGATCTCACGCTGCAAGGCTCGGGCTGGTTCGGCAAACTCGACCCGCACAGCCTCTGGCTGGGCCTGCGCCCGAGCGAGCCGTTGGCCGAGCTGAACGCCAAATGCGAACGGGCAGCGCGCCGCGCCGGACTGGAAGCCGACTCGCGCAAATTCCACCCGCACATGACGCTGGCCTATCTACAGGGCACCCCGATTGAAAAGCTGACGCGATTTGCCGAACGGACGGGCGGTTTCGTCACCGAGCCTTGGCGGGCCACCCATTTCACGCTCTATTCCAGTCAGTTGTCACGTGGTGAGCGCAATATCTACGAACCCGAGGCGGACTATCCGCTGCTCTGA
- a CDS encoding low molecular weight protein-tyrosine-phosphatase — MRLLFVCTGNICRSPTADAVARSRLAAAGLDWIVDSAGTGGWHAGEAPDERATAAAAARGHDLSVLSAREVDPADFIRFDQIIAMDRSHMRFLRRMPGAERGARLSLMMDWAGEAGVDVPDPYYGGDDGFERVLDMIERAVDGLIAGLQDDQSSG, encoded by the coding sequence ATGCGCCTGCTGTTTGTCTGCACCGGGAATATCTGTCGCTCACCGACCGCCGATGCCGTGGCCCGATCGCGCCTGGCGGCGGCCGGCCTGGACTGGATCGTGGATAGTGCCGGGACTGGCGGATGGCATGCCGGTGAAGCGCCGGACGAGCGGGCGACGGCGGCTGCTGCTGCGCGGGGCCATGATCTCTCTGTGCTGAGTGCGCGCGAGGTCGATCCGGCGGACTTCATCCGCTTTGACCAGATCATCGCGATGGACCGTAGCCACATGCGTTTTCTCCGAAGGATGCCCGGAGCGGAGCGCGGTGCCCGCCTCAGCCTGATGATGGACTGGGCCGGTGAGGCCGGGGTTGATGTGCCGGATCCCTATTATGGCGGCGATGACGGGTTTGAGCGGGTGCTCGACATGATCGAGCGCGCGGTCGATGGGCTCATCGCAGGCCTGCAGGATGATCAGAGCAGCGGATAG
- a CDS encoding histidine phosphatase family protein — protein MNHLLTATATALTMAACSPPVAGFDHPALLELVPEAERATIAAADRHVLVVRHAIKVAPDCNAMSCQLSPEGEAMVARLASLIGDVPVDRAFASAACRTRLTAAAGGVAVVAHQAADGYAVGCTEGETVERQRGDAYREVDAAATGWTLVGEHSNTSCLWMSAFAGPEAAHSAGCDEEGRLPEDAYGDIFWLHASGEDWSLTVLPGAFSVTD, from the coding sequence ATGAATCATTTGCTGACTGCGACCGCCACGGCTCTGACCATGGCGGCCTGCTCGCCGCCCGTTGCCGGTTTTGACCATCCGGCCCTGCTGGAGCTGGTGCCCGAGGCCGAGCGGGCGACGATCGCCGCTGCTGATCGCCATGTGCTCGTCGTTCGTCATGCGATCAAGGTCGCCCCGGACTGCAATGCCATGTCCTGCCAGCTCAGCCCGGAAGGCGAGGCGATGGTGGCGCGGTTGGCCAGCCTGATCGGCGATGTACCGGTTGACCGGGCGTTTGCCAGTGCAGCCTGCCGAACCCGGCTCACCGCCGCTGCCGGGGGCGTGGCCGTTGTGGCTCACCAGGCGGCTGATGGCTATGCCGTGGGCTGCACAGAGGGCGAAACGGTGGAGCGCCAGCGCGGAGATGCCTATCGCGAGGTGGATGCCGCCGCGACCGGCTGGACCCTGGTCGGCGAGCATTCCAATACCTCCTGTCTGTGGATGTCGGCCTTTGCCGGACCCGAGGCCGCCCATAGCGCCGGCTGTGACGAGGAAGGTCGGCTTCCTGAAGACGCCTATGGCGATATTTTCTGGCTCCATGCCTCCGGAGAGGACTGGTCGTTGACGGTTCTGCCGGGCGCGTTCTCCGTCACCGATTGA